The Vigna radiata var. radiata cultivar VC1973A chromosome 6, Vradiata_ver6, whole genome shotgun sequence DNA segment TCTTAGCTGATTGTGGGGAGTGTTTAGATTGCAAATCAAGCAGGAGCAATCTTTGTTCAAATTTTCCTTTTGAATTCTCTCCTTGGATGCCTAGAGATGGCACATCAAGATTCAAGGATTCAAAAGGAGAGATCATACAGCATTTCATGTTTGTTTCTAGTTTTAGTGAGTACACTGTGATTGACACTGCCCATCTAACCAAGGTTGATCTACCAATACCACCCAAGCTGGCATGCCTACTTGGCTGTGGAATATCAACTGGTAATTTCCTAAACAGttacataatataaattatagacAGAATATCTGGTAACAAATAAAGGTTTTAACAACATTAATCTAATtcaatattttgattaaacttcCACTTTTAGGAGTAGGTGCTGCTTGGAAATCTGCAGGGGTGGAGCCAGGCTCTACAGTAGCCATTTTTGGGCTGGGAAGTATTGGATTAGCTGTAAGGATTCCacttaaatttgttttgtttgtttagtGGTTTATTTATAGTACTGAAAAGCTCATTGCAAGTGAATGGTTTCATAGGTTGCTGAGGGAGCTAGAATTTGTGGAGCAACTAAGATTATAGGTGTGGATATCAACCCAGAGAAATATGAAGTTGGTAATGCTCTATGTGCTTAATGAGAATGTTTAGATAAGTTTTTCTGTGTTATTGTTGTGATCAAATTATGTAACTGATTTTGAGTTTGTTTCTCTGATCTACTCAGGAAAAAAGTTTGGAGTCACTGACTTTGTCCATTCTGGAGAAAGTAAAGACAAAACTGTGAGCCAGGTCCACCCTCTTCTTGGGTCCAATCTATGTTTAATTCAACAGCCTTAAGTCTTGAAATTTCCTTGTCTCATGAGTGATTGTTTAGCAGATAATCATTGAGATGACTGATGGGGGAGCAGACTATTGCTTCGAATGTGTTGGCAAGGCATCACTGATGGAAGATGCATACGCTTCTAGTAGAAGGGTCTCTCCCCTTTTCTCTCTATCCCTCTCCCTATATCTATCTAATTCTCAAACATGCATTTCACTATGGTTTATAGGCAGACAGAAATATGCGATAAAAGCAGTAACTGCATTATAATTTTCAAGAACCTTTCTAGCAAAAAGCTTGAAACTCAGCCAAAAGTAGCACTAGTAGTGTTCTTTTTTTACCAAATAACTTGAAAATCCACTAGAAGTAGCAGTTGCACTTGCAATAGTTTTGAAGAATAAATCATGAAAACTTGTTGAATGTTGTTAACTGCTACTTTGCCAACAGGCTTGGGGAAAAACGGTAGTTGTAGGATTGGACAAGCCAGGATCCAAGTTGAGCCTTGACTGTGGTGAAGTACTGCTCAGTGAGAAGACACTCAGGGGATGCTTATTTGGAGGACTCAAACCTAAGACTGATGTACCTACTCTCATGAAACGCTACCTGGATAAGGTACTATGTGCAACAtcttctacttttttttaagtCTATGTGTTCTTTATCTGCTCTGTTGATATggtaataattatgtaaaaataatagtGCCATGATGAGAAGTTTATCTGTATTGCCAACAGGAACTGAATCTGGATGAGTTTGTCACACATGAGGTGCAGTTTCAGGATATCAACAAAGCTTTTGATTTGTTGATTGAAGGAAAGAGTCTCCGATGTGTGATCTGGATGGACAAGTGAAGTTAGACACTGCTTTTATTGTCTTGGGATGAAAACAAGTTCAGTGTAAAAGCAGTTGATTGATTCATCAATGCTTCCAACTACTCTTGGTAACAAATAATCATGCaataaatattatctaaattccattccaaaatcaaaatacaCCTTCTGCATCAAATGTGTGTGTTCGCTAGAAGGTCAAATCAAATATTACATCAGTAAAGTTTGTAAAACTTATGTTACTTAATTCAAATTTGTATCTTTCTTTGAATCTTGATATGtgcctattttttcttttgcttggaTTTTGTAAGAGTTTGTAATCTTTATTTAATCACAcgcattattttttatcaattttggtCCACTAGAATGATAATACAAGATGCAACAAAAAATCATAGAATGATAGAAAACAGATATAAAGAATCATAGAATGAATCTGTTCATGCGAGTTTCCACAACTTTAGACCTAACCATGGTGCCAATGGTGTTGATGAGAAGCTTAGCATCTTCCCAGGGTGTGCCAGACGCCAACTTCTTATACAAGTAGCTCTCAAACGTCATACGTTGAACGTACTCGTCCCCACAAAGCTCCACCAGAGCCTCCCTGCACGCGTTACTACCGTAGAAAACCCTCTGCAACAGATCCAAAAACCTAAACGTCATAGCATACTCCGCGTCCCACGGCTTTAGGTACTCCCTCTTAAGATCACTCTCGTCGATCATCCTCTCCCCACCCTCCGAAGCCTTTACGACAGCGTTTCCGCACATGCGACCCGATTTCGCCGCAAAATAGATACCCTCGCCCGAACACTTCGTCACGTACCCTGCAGCGTCACCTACGAGTGCCACGCGTCCCTTCACCCTAACCGGACGCGGGTGTTCCGGAATAGGGTGTGCTTCCACTTTGATCACTTTCCCACCGTTGATCTTCGGCATCACTCTTTCTCTGATCCCGCGCTGGTACACCTTAATATCTTTCTTTGCACGCACCGTACCAGTCCCCACTGCCACGTGGTCGCACTTGGGAAAAACCCACGCGTAGAAATCTGGCGACACGTCGCCGCCCACGTACATCTCCGCGAGATTTGCGTAGTGCGCCATTTTCTCGTCCGGTAATTTGATACGTTCCTGGAACGCGATGGCGCAGGCGTAGTCACCGGCGCCGATCGACCTCGCCACCCGACTGTTGGCTCCGTCGGCGCCGATCACGACGTCGACCGCGAGCGAGCGCCGGGAGGAGCCGTTGGCTGTGTAGTGGATTGTGTATGGCGCGGCAGGCGTCGTTGGGAGGTCGAGGCCTGTAACGAGGCCGGCGATCGCGGTAGCGCCAGCGGAGTGCGCGCGGGAGCGGAGGAACGAGTCGAGGACCTCGCGGCGGAGCATGGCGATGAACTCGTGCGGTTTTAGGGTTTTGCCAAAGTCAACGGCGATGTTGGAGGGGGAGAAGATGCGCATTTGCGTCACTTGACGGTCTATGAGGTGGTGAGGGATGTTGAACTCTTCCAGCATGCAGAGAGGAATGGCGCCACCGCATGGCTTCGCGACAGACGGGGGGTTGCGTTCGAAGAGGAATGTTTCAACGCCGCCGGAAGCTAGCGCCTCCGCGGCCGAGGATCCGGCGGGACCGCCACCTATCACTGCTGCTCGGAGCTTTCGGCCGGAGATGGATTTGGAAGCTGAGACGGTGAAGGATTTGAAGTAAGGTTTGGGTTTTGAGGTTGGAATGGAGAATGAAGGTAAACCAAAACTGGTTTGAATTTTGGCAGCCATGGAGAATGACGAAATGAGTTTGGAATCAGTACCTGTAAATTAGGAATTAGGGTTTATCACTTTACTCCTCCAAGAATATAGTATTTTAATGCATACTTTAAATCGATTTCAGAGGTAAATACAAATGATGTCAGCACCAGATTCCATCATGGTATGgcattgtaataaaaaattgttttcaagaTATACGGTCCTATTTCTTTATCTTTCCACTACAGGTGGGGTTAGCATCAGCTTTGCAAGttgtgtgtttgattttttaCTGCTATGCATGTGTTCAAACAGAGTGTATATATCACAGCTACTTCTAAGTGTTCTGAAACTTTAGTAAGTTTTATAACATGATCAATAGGAAATGCTAGACTTTGATGCTAGCTAGTTCATGGATACTGATAGGGCGACAAAGATCAGGAATTGTTTGGCCAGACCAGGCTGCATCAGCTAGGATTTTGTTAACTGCTTGTGTAGGGTTAAACAAATCCCACCAAACATGAGTTGAAGCTTGATCACAGGCCATGTCCATGGAGATGCACCCTATCATGGCACCATTCAAACCAAGTCCGCAACATGCACTCTTCACGTCTTCAAAACCTGTATAAAGAACACTTGGTATAATTGTTTTAAGATGCTAAACATTCAGCACAGGAAAATCATCAGTGCAAAGTTATCAAGGGGTGGAAAAACATACCATAAAGCCTTGGCTCGTTGATGATCTCCATCATTCCATTGTATACATCACAGAACACCATCTGAGCATCAGGAAATTCTGTATTGAGCTTGTCTATTTGTTCGTCCAGCAACCTATTGTATTCGAAGATCATGTCATTGACATGTTCCACACAACCGGTTGCATTAGAATCTGCTGCTGATGACGTGCTATTCAACTCCCAGACCATACGAGGTGTGCATCCCAAAGGCAGGACTCCCAAACATGTGATTTTCCTTGCATTAGCATTATAAAGATACCTCGCAGCATTTGCCATCTGGTTGACCAAAATGGTAGCAAAATATTGGGCACCGCGCTGCAACGTGTGGTTGGAACTGGAAGAGTTGTGGAGGAAAAGCTCAATGTAATCTTCTTTGCCAAAGGAGAGGAAAAAGATGGAGGATTTTGTAAGTTGAAGAGCAGTGTCCTCAGTCAGCTGCAGTTGCAACAGCTGCATAGTTTCAGAAACCTGGCGTAGTTGTTGGTTGAGAGACTGGTGACTGTAGCTTCCTTGATTCATGATTGTAGCTTGTGTTGATCCGAAATTGAGACCACCGAGAACCTCCTCCAGAGATCCATTCTGACGATAAAATGGCCGGATTGATGTGAATCCAATCTTCTCAGCTGCAACAGAGTGACTCCGGTACATAAATTATTAGTACTGTTTGGATTATGGAGATGAAACTGTGACCAGTAAAACCTCCTAAAAAAGTTCTGTCTAAGGAAATATGGTTTCATTTCCCTCCATAGGACTTGTTTGTTAGAATCACTAAGATAAGAGTTCTTTTATCTTGTAAAAGACAGGTATTAGAATCTTACTATTTCATACATTTTGACTATTCATTGATTCTTATTCGAATGAGTTTATGTGTGTGCATTTGTGCATTTTTATCGTATATACAATTCAATTatccatgtttttcttcttctttttcatcaattctcaagaaaaaataaaaagtcatgcgaaatttaaaaagaaaagattgttTTGAAttactttcatatttttaattgtatttcaaccttattatttgataaaattactatatataatttgaatctTGATTTGATCCCAGATAATCTtgtttaaaaaagaaagttgttgTTTCAAATTATAACTTGTTGTGTGTTGAGTATGTGGAATCTCATTTGGTTCTTAAATTACAAATCTATAGTGTAGtgataaggaaaaagaaaaagaaagatagaaaaataccaagaagttgaggaagaagagTGGCATCAGAACCGTTACATGGATACAAAGAGAGACGACCGTGAAGCAAAGGATAGAACAGAGTGTTGTCTCCACAGTCAACAGAGGAATCCCCTAGCACATACAATGCCGATACATCTGAATAGTTGTTCTCATTAGCAGGGGCATTTGCTATGTCTGGGTGCTGCCCATGAACTGTACTGAGAATGCCAATTACAGCAACAACAATAAACATTCTCATGCTACTTCTCTTTCTCCACTTAAATTGATTTCACCTCTTATTTGATCGGATTACACAAGAAAGTTGGAAACTAAAAACTTATGTTTTTCTAAAAAGCTTTCCTATTTGATTATAGACGAGGGAAAATAACTTCATCCATTACACAATgttgtgaaattgaaaattgtaCACTTTTCTCCCTTATTGAAATATCACATTTTTCCCATTTCTCAACAACCTTCGTCATCCAATCTATGTTTTCatcctctcctttttttttttttatttgcagaaggttaaaacaagaaaataatcaGTAATAGtactttgaaaaataatgaaaaagaaaaaacttctcGAAATCCATGGCAAT contains these protein-coding regions:
- the LOC106764808 gene encoding GDSL esterase/lipase At1g71250-like; translation: MRMFIVVAVIGILSTVHGQHPDIANAPANENNYSDVSALYVLGDSSVDCGDNTLFYPLLHGRLSLYPCNGSDATLLPQLLAEKIGFTSIRPFYRQNGSLEEVLGGLNFGSTQATIMNQGSYSHQSLNQQLRQVSETMQLLQLQLTEDTALQLTKSSIFFLSFGKEDYIELFLHNSSSSNHTLQRGAQYFATILVNQMANAARYLYNANARKITCLGVLPLGCTPRMVWELNSTSSAADSNATGCVEHVNDMIFEYNRLLDEQIDKLNTEFPDAQMVFCDVYNGMMEIINEPRLYGFEDVKSACCGLGLNGAMIGCISMDMACDQASTHVWWDLFNPTQAVNKILADAAWSGQTIPDLCRPISIHELASIKV
- the LOC106764806 gene encoding geranylgeranyl diphosphate reductase, chloroplastic-like; translation: MAAKIQTSFGLPSFSIPTSKPKPYFKSFTVSASKSISGRKLRAAVIGGGPAGSSAAEALASGGVETFLFERNPPSVAKPCGGAIPLCMLEEFNIPHHLIDRQVTQMRIFSPSNIAVDFGKTLKPHEFIAMLRREVLDSFLRSRAHSAGATAIAGLVTGLDLPTTPAAPYTIHYTANGSSRRSLAVDVVIGADGANSRVARSIGAGDYACAIAFQERIKLPDEKMAHYANLAEMYVGGDVSPDFYAWVFPKCDHVAVGTGTVRAKKDIKVYQRGIRERVMPKINGGKVIKVEAHPIPEHPRPVRVKGRVALVGDAAGYVTKCSGEGIYFAAKSGRMCGNAVVKASEGGERMIDESDLKREYLKPWDAEYAMTFRFLDLLQRVFYGSNACREALVELCGDEYVQRMTFESYLYKKLASGTPWEDAKLLINTIGTMEVKMNLNIKNHTKEKT
- the LOC106764807 gene encoding alcohol dehydrogenase-like 7 → MAGNLPTATEGRPLKCKAAICRKPGSPLTIEEILVAPPLPREARIRVICTSLCHTDVTFWNMQDPSPRILGHEAVGVVESVGEGVTELTKGDLVVPIFLADCGECLDCKSSRSNLCSNFPFEFSPWMPRDGTSRFKDSKGEIIQHFMFVSSFSEYTVIDTAHLTKVDLPIPPKLACLLGCGISTGVGAAWKSAGVEPGSTVAIFGLGSIGLAVAEGARICGATKIIGVDINPEKYEVGKKFGVTDFVHSGESKDKTVSQIIIEMTDGGADYCFECVGKASLMEDAYASSRRAWGKTVVVGLDKPGSKLSLDCGEVLLSEKTLRGCLFGGLKPKTDVPTLMKRYLDKELNLDEFVTHEVQFQDINKAFDLLIEGKSLRCVIWMDK